From Microthrixaceae bacterium, one genomic window encodes:
- a CDS encoding YcaQ family DNA glycosylase yields MTPGARGSESLSIGQARRLALSAQGFADPAPTGRVDRRHGRRLLSRVGVIQIDSVNVVCRAQELALFARLGSHRRSLLSEMTERSDIFEYWAHEASHVPVEMHPLLRWRMDDARAGIGTWAGVAAVATQDQGLVGSVLDQVVDRGPMTIGMLEGGGPRTSGMWGWSQGKLVLEYLFWSGQVTARRGPNFERLYDLPERMLPAEVLAAATPTRHDALRALLERAARAHGVGTAGDLADHFRLPVRLCRPLLQELVEDGQLAAVTVEGWREVAYRHRGVVLPRTVSARALLSPFDSLIWERSRTERLWDFRYRVEIYVPAHKRVHGYYVLPFLSGDRLVARVDLKADRSTGSLRVRAAYAESGVDQGESARELALELGGMARFLGLDEVVVEPVGDLAKPLAAAVSSV; encoded by the coding sequence GTGACTCCCGGTGCACGTGGATCCGAATCGCTGTCGATCGGCCAAGCCCGTCGCCTGGCCCTGTCGGCCCAGGGATTTGCCGACCCGGCACCGACGGGTCGAGTCGACCGCCGTCACGGTCGCCGGTTGTTGTCTCGGGTCGGTGTCATCCAGATCGACTCCGTCAACGTGGTGTGCCGAGCCCAGGAGTTGGCCCTTTTCGCCCGCCTGGGCAGTCATCGTCGGAGCCTGCTCAGCGAGATGACCGAGCGCAGCGACATCTTCGAGTACTGGGCCCACGAGGCGTCCCACGTCCCGGTGGAGATGCATCCGTTGCTGAGATGGCGGATGGACGACGCCCGGGCTGGGATCGGGACCTGGGCTGGAGTGGCCGCCGTGGCGACCCAGGACCAGGGTTTGGTCGGCTCCGTGTTGGACCAGGTCGTGGACCGGGGTCCGATGACCATCGGAATGTTGGAGGGGGGCGGGCCGCGCACCTCGGGAATGTGGGGGTGGAGCCAGGGAAAGCTGGTCTTGGAGTACCTGTTCTGGAGTGGCCAGGTCACGGCTCGTAGAGGACCCAACTTCGAGCGGCTGTACGACCTGCCAGAACGGATGCTTCCGGCCGAGGTCCTGGCCGCGGCGACACCGACCCGACACGACGCCCTCCGGGCTCTGCTGGAACGGGCGGCGCGTGCTCACGGTGTGGGCACTGCTGGGGACCTGGCTGACCATTTCCGGTTGCCGGTCCGCCTCTGTCGGCCCTTGTTGCAGGAGTTGGTGGAGGATGGTCAGCTCGCAGCGGTGACGGTCGAGGGATGGCGTGAGGTCGCCTACCGCCATCGGGGCGTGGTGTTGCCCCGGACGGTGTCGGCACGGGCGCTGCTGTCACCGTTCGACTCGCTCATCTGGGAACGTTCCCGGACCGAACGCCTATGGGACTTCCGCTACCGCGTCGAGATCTACGTACCCGCCCACAAGCGGGTCCACGGCTACTACGTGCTGCCGTTCCTGTCGGGGGACAGGCTGGTGGCGCGGGTCGACCTCAAGGCCGATCGCAGCACCGGCAGTCTGCGGGTCCGGGCTGCGTACGCCGAGTCGGGCGTCGACCAGGGCGAGTCGGCGAGGGAACTGGCGTTGGAGCTGGGCGGGATGGCGCGGTTTCTCGGTCTGGACGAAGTGGTGGTGGAGCCAGTGGGTGACCTGGCGAAGCCGCTGGCCGCCGCAGTGAGTTCGGTCTAA
- a CDS encoding acyl--CoA ligase gives MAATVAEAAHRFGDRPAFVDHDGTNLTYRELHERSDEIASLTLGSTSWWVLAQIAAAKVGATTAGVNPRLTASERDACLARVEPDLVLASPEDVTGLARRGHRPDTPPNDPDRPVAVVFTSGTTGTPKGAWFTDRQLTAITNYDVGERWGSAPIAQYGSTQFAHVGFTTKLAWYLRMGTTTHLLDRWRAGDVLDLVARTGITTIGAVAPQIALLLRDPDFDRRDLACVKLLVVGGAASPPALVTDARERFNSGYSIRWSSTEGGGVGTATSPDDPDAIALHTVGRPRPGMYVEARDPEGSPVPPGEVGELWLKSRAVTSGYWGDPEATADVLVDGWLRTGDLGSIDAGGNVTMTGRLSEMYIRGGYNVFPAEVAAVLGTHPAVAEVAVVPRTDDVLGEVGVAVVVPVDPDQPPALADLRAHGAGHLAHFKLPEDLVLVSSLPLTAMQKVDRVALGQLIDPGTPTPTR, from the coding sequence CTGGCCGCCACCGTCGCCGAAGCAGCTCATCGCTTCGGTGACCGTCCAGCGTTTGTGGACCACGACGGCACCAACCTCACCTACCGAGAGCTTCACGAGCGCTCCGACGAGATCGCCTCGCTGACCCTCGGCTCGACATCGTGGTGGGTTCTGGCCCAGATCGCCGCGGCCAAGGTCGGGGCCACCACCGCCGGCGTGAACCCGAGGCTGACCGCATCCGAGAGGGACGCATGCCTGGCCCGGGTCGAACCCGATCTGGTGCTGGCCTCCCCCGAAGACGTAACCGGGCTTGCCCGACGTGGACACCGGCCCGACACCCCGCCCAACGACCCCGACCGACCCGTCGCCGTCGTGTTCACCTCCGGCACCACCGGTACACCAAAGGGGGCGTGGTTCACCGACCGGCAGTTGACGGCCATAACCAACTACGACGTGGGCGAAAGGTGGGGATCAGCGCCCATAGCCCAGTACGGCTCCACCCAGTTCGCCCACGTCGGGTTCACCACCAAGCTGGCCTGGTACCTGCGCATGGGTACCACCACCCACCTACTGGATCGGTGGCGGGCCGGCGATGTCCTGGATCTGGTGGCACGAACCGGGATCACAACCATTGGGGCGGTGGCCCCTCAGATCGCGCTGCTGTTGCGCGATCCCGACTTCGATCGACGAGACCTCGCCTGCGTGAAGCTGCTGGTGGTGGGTGGTGCCGCTTCTCCACCGGCGTTGGTCACCGACGCCCGGGAACGCTTCAACTCCGGCTACTCCATCCGCTGGTCCTCCACCGAGGGCGGCGGGGTGGGAACGGCCACATCACCCGACGACCCCGACGCGATCGCCCTCCACACGGTGGGTCGACCCCGACCGGGGATGTACGTGGAGGCCCGCGACCCCGAGGGGTCACCGGTCCCGCCGGGAGAGGTGGGCGAACTGTGGTTGAAGAGCCGGGCCGTCACCTCGGGTTATTGGGGTGATCCCGAGGCGACCGCCGATGTCCTGGTCGACGGATGGCTCCGAACCGGAGACTTGGGGTCCATCGACGCCGGCGGAAACGTGACCATGACCGGGCGCCTCAGCGAGATGTACATCCGCGGCGGCTACAACGTCTTCCCTGCTGAGGTAGCTGCCGTGCTCGGCACTCACCCGGCCGTGGCCGAGGTGGCGGTGGTGCCCCGAACTGATGACGTGTTGGGCGAGGTGGGGGTGGCCGTCGTCGTCCCTGTCGACCCCGACCAACCTCCCGCACTGGCAGATCTACGAGCTCACGGTGCTGGACACCTTGCCCACTTCAAGCTGCCCGAAGACCTAGTCCTGGTGTCGTCACTGCCACTGACCGCCATGCAGAAGGTGGACCGGGTTGCGTTGGGCCAGCTCATCGACCCCGGAACGCCGACGCCCACCCGCTGA